AGCCGTTCATCCCATGGCGCTCAGAACCGGCGGGCTAGTTTCCTGGGGACCAAGCCTGCATCTGCCGATGCTGAGCGAGGTGTTCGATAATGCGCAGCGCTTCGATGTGATCCATTGCCACCTTGACTATTGGACTTTCCCGTTTGGCCGCCTGGTCAGCACGCCGGTTGTAACGACGCTGCATGGCCGCCTCGACATCGCCGAGCTATTCGGTGTCTATCGTTACTATTCGGAAGCGCCCGTCGTTTCGATCAGTGACGCTCAGCGCGAACCGCTTCCGGACCTGAATTGGGTGGGCACGGTATACCACGGCCTACCCGCCGATCAGCTTAGATTCAATCCCCGAGCAGGCAGCTACCTCGCCTTCCTGGGACGGATCGCGCCCGAGAAGGGCCCTGACGTCGCCATCGAAGTCGCGCGGCGCGCGGGAATTCCGCTCAAGATCGCCGCCAAAGTCGATCCTGTGGACCGGGAGTACTTCGAGAGCAGAATCCGGCCACTGCTTCACAGCGAGGGCGTCGAGTTCATTGGCGAAATAGGCGAGCGTGAGAAGAGCGAATTTCTCGGCAACGCGATGGCGCTTTTGTTTCCTGTCGATTGGCCCGAGCCGTTTGGCCTGGTAATGATCGAGGCGTTGGCCTGCGGGACACCGGTGATCGCACGGCCCTTCGGAT
This Candidatus Binataceae bacterium DNA region includes the following protein-coding sequences:
- a CDS encoding glycosyltransferase family 4 protein, whose protein sequence is MLNQTHRHLRIAQVAPLYESVPPKLYGGTERVVAYLTEELIRRGHDVTLFASGDSTAPAPLEAVHPMALRTGGLVSWGPSLHLPMLSEVFDNAQRFDVIHCHLDYWTFPFGRLVSTPVVTTLHGRLDIAELFGVYRYYSEAPVVSISDAQREPLPDLNWVGTVYHGLPADQLRFNPRAGSYLAFLGRIAPEKGPDVAIEVARRAGIPLKIAAKVDPVDREYFESRIRPLLHSEGVEFIGEIGEREKSEFLGNAMALLFPVDWPEPFGLVMIEALACGTPVIARPFGSVPEVLRDGVTGFLALSKEDLVQAVRRISCISRQRCRAEFEARFTAGAMAAHYERIYHALIAEHRTPARGDGRSRAGKIAQQMVARERLPRWRPDLETA